A single window of Symphalangus syndactylus isolate Jambi chromosome 4, NHGRI_mSymSyn1-v2.1_pri, whole genome shotgun sequence DNA harbors:
- the LOC129480950 gene encoding pulmonary surfactant-associated protein A2 isoform X2 yields MRPCQVPGAATGARAMWLCPLALTLILMAASGAACEVKDVCVGSPGIPGTPGSHGLPGRDGRDGVKGDPGPPGPMGPPGAMPCPPGNDGLPGAPGVPGERGEKGKPGERGPPGLPAHLDEELQATLHDFRHQILQTRGALSLQGSIMTVGEKVFSTNGQSLTFDAIQEACARAGGRIAVPRSPEENEAIASFVKKYNTYAYVGLTEGPRPGDFRYSDGTPVNYTNWYPGEPAGRGKEQCVEMYTDGQWNDRNCLYSRLTICEF; encoded by the exons ATGAGGCCATGCCAGGTGC CAGGAGCAGCAACTGGAGCCAGAGCCATGTGGCTGTGCCCTCTGGCCCTCACCCTCATCTTGATGGCAGCCTCTGGTGCTGCGTGCGAAGTGAAGGACGTTTGTGTTGGAAGCCCTGGTATCCCCGGCACTCCTGGATCCCATGGCCTGCCAGGCAGGGACGGGAGAGATGGTGTCAAAGGAGACCCTGGCCCTCCAG GCCCCATGGGTCCGCCTGGAGCTATGCCATGTCCTCCTGGGAATGATGGGCTGCCTGGAGCCCCTGGTGTCCCTGGAGAGCGTGGAGAAAAGGGGAAGCCTGGGGAGAGGGGCCCTCCAG GGCTTCCAGCTCATCTAGATGAGGAGCTCCAAGCCACACTCCACGACTTCAGACATCAAATCCTGCAGACAAGGGGAG CCCTCAGTCTGCAGGGCTCCATAATGACAGTAGGAGAGAAGGTCTTCTCCACCAATGGGCAGTCCCTCACTTTTGATGCCATTCAGGAGGCATGTGCCAGAGCAGGTGGCCGCATTGCTGTCCCGAGGAGTCCAGAGGAAAATGAGGCCATTGCAAGCTTCGTGAAGAAGTACAACACGTATGCTTATGTGGGCCTGACTGAGGGTCCCAGGCCTGGAGACTTCCGCTACTCAGATGGGACCCCTGTAAACTACACCAACTGGTACCCAGGGGAGCCCGCAGGTCGGGGAAAAGAGCAGTGTGTGGAGATGTACACAGATGGGCAGTGGAATGACAGGAACTGCCTGTACTCCCGACTGACCATCTGTGAGTTCTGA
- the LOC129480950 gene encoding pulmonary surfactant-associated protein A2 isoform X5, whose protein sequence is MRPCQVPGAATGARAMWLCPLALTLILMAASGAACEVKDVCVGTPGVPGERGEKGKPGERGPPGLPAHLDEELQATLHDFRHQILQTRGALSLQGSIMTVGEKVFSTNGQSLTFDAIQEACARAGGRIAVPRSPEENEAIASFVKKYNTYAYVGLTEGPRPGDFRYSDGTPVNYTNWYPGEPAGRGKEQCVEMYTDGQWNDRNCLYSRLTICEF, encoded by the exons ATGAGGCCATGCCAGGTGC CAGGAGCAGCAACTGGAGCCAGAGCCATGTGGCTGTGCCCTCTGGCCCTCACCCTCATCTTGATGGCAGCCTCTGGTGCTGCGTGCGAAGTGAAGGACGTTTGTGTTGGAA CCCCTGGTGTCCCTGGAGAGCGTGGAGAAAAGGGGAAGCCTGGGGAGAGGGGCCCTCCAG GGCTTCCAGCTCATCTAGATGAGGAGCTCCAAGCCACACTCCACGACTTCAGACATCAAATCCTGCAGACAAGGGGAG CCCTCAGTCTGCAGGGCTCCATAATGACAGTAGGAGAGAAGGTCTTCTCCACCAATGGGCAGTCCCTCACTTTTGATGCCATTCAGGAGGCATGTGCCAGAGCAGGTGGCCGCATTGCTGTCCCGAGGAGTCCAGAGGAAAATGAGGCCATTGCAAGCTTCGTGAAGAAGTACAACACGTATGCTTATGTGGGCCTGACTGAGGGTCCCAGGCCTGGAGACTTCCGCTACTCAGATGGGACCCCTGTAAACTACACCAACTGGTACCCAGGGGAGCCCGCAGGTCGGGGAAAAGAGCAGTGTGTGGAGATGTACACAGATGGGCAGTGGAATGACAGGAACTGCCTGTACTCCCGACTGACCATCTGTGAGTTCTGA
- the LOC129480950 gene encoding pulmonary surfactant-associated protein A2 isoform X3, translated as MWLCPLALTLILMAASGAACEVKDVCVGSPGIPGTPGSHGLPGRDGRDGVKGDPGPPGPMGPPGAMPCPPGNDGLPGAPGVPGERGEKGKPGERGPPGLPAHLDEELQATLHDFRHQILQTRGALSLQGSIMTVGEKVFSTNGQSLTFDAIQEACARAGGRIAVPRSPEENEAIASFVKKYNTYAYVGLTEGPRPGDFRYSDGTPVNYTNWYPGEPAGRGKEQCVEMYTDGQWNDRNCLYSRLTICEF; from the exons ATGTGGCTGTGCCCTCTGGCCCTCACCCTCATCTTGATGGCAGCCTCTGGTGCTGCGTGCGAAGTGAAGGACGTTTGTGTTGGAAGCCCTGGTATCCCCGGCACTCCTGGATCCCATGGCCTGCCAGGCAGGGACGGGAGAGATGGTGTCAAAGGAGACCCTGGCCCTCCAG GCCCCATGGGTCCGCCTGGAGCTATGCCATGTCCTCCTGGGAATGATGGGCTGCCTGGAGCCCCTGGTGTCCCTGGAGAGCGTGGAGAAAAGGGGAAGCCTGGGGAGAGGGGCCCTCCAG GGCTTCCAGCTCATCTAGATGAGGAGCTCCAAGCCACACTCCACGACTTCAGACATCAAATCCTGCAGACAAGGGGAG CCCTCAGTCTGCAGGGCTCCATAATGACAGTAGGAGAGAAGGTCTTCTCCACCAATGGGCAGTCCCTCACTTTTGATGCCATTCAGGAGGCATGTGCCAGAGCAGGTGGCCGCATTGCTGTCCCGAGGAGTCCAGAGGAAAATGAGGCCATTGCAAGCTTCGTGAAGAAGTACAACACGTATGCTTATGTGGGCCTGACTGAGGGTCCCAGGCCTGGAGACTTCCGCTACTCAGATGGGACCCCTGTAAACTACACCAACTGGTACCCAGGGGAGCCCGCAGGTCGGGGAAAAGAGCAGTGTGTGGAGATGTACACAGATGGGCAGTGGAATGACAGGAACTGCCTGTACTCCCGACTGACCATCTGTGAGTTCTGA
- the LOC129480950 gene encoding pulmonary surfactant-associated protein A2 isoform X1, with the protein MLAEVAEGLTAIPPAGAATGARAMWLCPLALTLILMAASGAACEVKDVCVGSPGIPGTPGSHGLPGRDGRDGVKGDPGPPGPMGPPGAMPCPPGNDGLPGAPGVPGERGEKGKPGERGPPGLPAHLDEELQATLHDFRHQILQTRGALSLQGSIMTVGEKVFSTNGQSLTFDAIQEACARAGGRIAVPRSPEENEAIASFVKKYNTYAYVGLTEGPRPGDFRYSDGTPVNYTNWYPGEPAGRGKEQCVEMYTDGQWNDRNCLYSRLTICEF; encoded by the exons ATGTTGGCAGAGGTGGCAGAGGGGCTCACGGCCATCCCTCCTGCAGGAGCAGCAACTGGAGCCAGAGCCATGTGGCTGTGCCCTCTGGCCCTCACCCTCATCTTGATGGCAGCCTCTGGTGCTGCGTGCGAAGTGAAGGACGTTTGTGTTGGAAGCCCTGGTATCCCCGGCACTCCTGGATCCCATGGCCTGCCAGGCAGGGACGGGAGAGATGGTGTCAAAGGAGACCCTGGCCCTCCAG GCCCCATGGGTCCGCCTGGAGCTATGCCATGTCCTCCTGGGAATGATGGGCTGCCTGGAGCCCCTGGTGTCCCTGGAGAGCGTGGAGAAAAGGGGAAGCCTGGGGAGAGGGGCCCTCCAG GGCTTCCAGCTCATCTAGATGAGGAGCTCCAAGCCACACTCCACGACTTCAGACATCAAATCCTGCAGACAAGGGGAG CCCTCAGTCTGCAGGGCTCCATAATGACAGTAGGAGAGAAGGTCTTCTCCACCAATGGGCAGTCCCTCACTTTTGATGCCATTCAGGAGGCATGTGCCAGAGCAGGTGGCCGCATTGCTGTCCCGAGGAGTCCAGAGGAAAATGAGGCCATTGCAAGCTTCGTGAAGAAGTACAACACGTATGCTTATGTGGGCCTGACTGAGGGTCCCAGGCCTGGAGACTTCCGCTACTCAGATGGGACCCCTGTAAACTACACCAACTGGTACCCAGGGGAGCCCGCAGGTCGGGGAAAAGAGCAGTGTGTGGAGATGTACACAGATGGGCAGTGGAATGACAGGAACTGCCTGTACTCCCGACTGACCATCTGTGAGTTCTGA
- the LOC129480950 gene encoding pulmonary surfactant-associated protein A2 isoform X4 → MLAEVAEGLTAIPPAGAATGARAMWLCPLALTLILMAASGAACEVKDVCVGTPGVPGERGEKGKPGERGPPGLPAHLDEELQATLHDFRHQILQTRGALSLQGSIMTVGEKVFSTNGQSLTFDAIQEACARAGGRIAVPRSPEENEAIASFVKKYNTYAYVGLTEGPRPGDFRYSDGTPVNYTNWYPGEPAGRGKEQCVEMYTDGQWNDRNCLYSRLTICEF, encoded by the exons ATGTTGGCAGAGGTGGCAGAGGGGCTCACGGCCATCCCTCCTGCAGGAGCAGCAACTGGAGCCAGAGCCATGTGGCTGTGCCCTCTGGCCCTCACCCTCATCTTGATGGCAGCCTCTGGTGCTGCGTGCGAAGTGAAGGACGTTTGTGTTGGAA CCCCTGGTGTCCCTGGAGAGCGTGGAGAAAAGGGGAAGCCTGGGGAGAGGGGCCCTCCAG GGCTTCCAGCTCATCTAGATGAGGAGCTCCAAGCCACACTCCACGACTTCAGACATCAAATCCTGCAGACAAGGGGAG CCCTCAGTCTGCAGGGCTCCATAATGACAGTAGGAGAGAAGGTCTTCTCCACCAATGGGCAGTCCCTCACTTTTGATGCCATTCAGGAGGCATGTGCCAGAGCAGGTGGCCGCATTGCTGTCCCGAGGAGTCCAGAGGAAAATGAGGCCATTGCAAGCTTCGTGAAGAAGTACAACACGTATGCTTATGTGGGCCTGACTGAGGGTCCCAGGCCTGGAGACTTCCGCTACTCAGATGGGACCCCTGTAAACTACACCAACTGGTACCCAGGGGAGCCCGCAGGTCGGGGAAAAGAGCAGTGTGTGGAGATGTACACAGATGGGCAGTGGAATGACAGGAACTGCCTGTACTCCCGACTGACCATCTGTGAGTTCTGA